The following are from one region of the Entelurus aequoreus isolate RoL-2023_Sb linkage group LG17, RoL_Eaeq_v1.1, whole genome shotgun sequence genome:
- the LOC133632228 gene encoding zinc finger protein ZFP2-like isoform X2, with amino-acid sequence METAKKKAVVWNRCIAAGCSNTNTDGVTLFAFPKDDRQALRWNREVKRTRLDWTTHRKSSVLCSNHFERSCFEEGPLLRAEMGIATPRRLVLKKGAVPTIWPDISGSVTVSAPSASASTSSDHPTPSSSGQTVHMRSAFAERERKRTIDQIMASTTTASVADAVDEPMAMALDLPDEEGHQDQGNTREQGCQTDWVPIGTAPTAMTSSKSSQTGQIHHRSKDVQQLIGNPEEVSPQLGGSSTLKQETPQPPCIKKEEEEPCITQEGECLLGREEADYTKFPLSILSVKETPQPPYIKKEEEELCITQEGECLLGREEADYTKFPLSILSVKTEDDEEKPQLDNLLAPLSDSEAEDEVEVTLSSDTDCEGDMRTHTDNKHSECSTKKRGKKKSSTKKRGKTCLSCSVCAKSFTKKTSLTLHMRTHTGEKPFNCSVCGKSFYQNGNLTEHMRTHTGENTFNCSVCGSSFNHSSSLCRHMRTHGEKTINCSVCGNSFHHNSSLTQHMRTHAGEKTFNCSVFGNRFHHNSSLTQHMRTHAGEKIFNCSVCGKSFNHSSSFWRHMRTHFREKTFNCSVCGNSFHHISSLWRHMRTHLGEKTFNCSVCGKNFNHSSSLCRHMRTHAGEKTFNCSVCGKSFRHNSSLWRHMRTHGEKTFNCSVCGNSFHHISSLWRHMRTHAGEKTFNCSVCGKSFNHSSSLCRHMRTHAGEKTFNCSVCGKSFNHSSSLCRHMRTHTGENTFNCSVCGKSFRHNSSLWRHMRTHAGEKTFNCSV; translated from the exons atggagacagcaaagaagaaagctgtagtttGGAACCGGTGTattgcggccggctgcagcaacacaaacacagacgGTGTTACATTGTttgcattcccgaaagatgaccgTCAAGCTTTACGATGGAACAGAGAggtcaagcgaacacggttggattggaccACACACAGAAAGTCCAGTGTATTATGCAGCAATCATTTCGAAAGATCgtgtttcgaagagggtcccttgctTAGGGCAGAGATGGGCATCGCCACCCCCCGTCGACTGGTGCTGAAGAAAGGGGCGGTGCCAACTATTTGGCCAGACATCAGTGGCAGTGTCACTGTCAGTGCTCCCAGTGCCAGTGCTTCGACAAGTTCAGACCACCCCACCCCCTCCTCAAGTGGACAGACCGTgcacatgaggtctgcatttgccgaaagggaaaggaagagg acaatagatcagatcatggccagtacgactacggcatcagtggcggatgcggtggatgaaccaatggcaatggcactggatttgcctgatgaggagggcCATCAAGATCAG ggaaatacaagagaacaaggatgccagacggactgggtaccAATTGGGACAGCACCAACGGCAATGACTAGTAGCAAGAGCTCCCAAACAGGGCaaatacatcatagatcaaagg acgtccagcagctgatcggtaatccagaagaagtttcccctcagttaggggggagctccactttgaagcaggagactccacaaccaccctgcattaaaaaggaagaggaggaaccctgcatcactcaggagggagagtgtcttctaggacgagaggaagctgattacaccaagtttccactgagtattctctctgtgaaggagactccacaaccaccctacattaaaaaggaagaggaggaactctgcatcactcaggagggagagtgtcttctgggacgagaggaagctgattacaccaagtttccactgagtattctctctgtgaagactgaagatgatgaagagaaaccacaattagacaacctcttagctccactatcagatagtgaggctgaagacgaggttgaagtaactttgagcagcgatacagactgtgaaggtgatatgaggactcacaccgacaacaaacactctgaatgctctacaaagaagagaggtaaaaaaaaaagctctacaaagaagagaggtaaaacatgtttgagctgctcggtttgtgctaaaagttttactaaaaagacCAGTTTGAcactacacatgagaacacacacaggtgaaaaaccctttaattgttcagtttgtggcaaaagcttttatcaaaatggcaatttgactgaacacatgagaacacacacaggtgaaaatacatttaattgttcagtttgtggcagcaGCTTTAATCATAGCAGCTCTTtgtgtcgacacatgagaacacacggagaaaaaacaattaattgttcagtttgtggcaacagctttcaTCATAACagctctttgactcaacacatgagaacacacgctggagaaaaaacatttaattgttcagtttttgGCAACAGATTTCATCATAACagctctttgactcaacacatgagaacacacgctggagaaaaaatatttaattgttcagtttgtggcaaaagctttaatCATAGCAGCTCTTTCtggcgacacatgagaacacactttagagaaaaaacatttaattgttcagtttgtggcaacagctttcaTCATATTAGCTCTTTgtggcgacacatgagaacacaccttggagaaaaaacatttaattgttcagtttgtggcaaaaactTTAATCATAGCAGCTCTTtgtgtcgacacatgagaacacacgctggagaaaaaacatttaattgttcagtttgtggcaaaagctttcgtCATAACAGCTCTTTgtggcgacacatgagaacacacggagaaaaaacatttaattgttcagtttgtggcaacagctttcaTCATATTAGCTCTTTgtggcgacacatgagaacacacgctggagaaaaaacatttaattgttcagtttgtggcaaaagctttaatCATAGCAGCTCTTtgtgtcgacacatgagaacacacgctggagaaaaaacatttaattgttcagtttgtggcaaaagctttaatCATAGCAGCTCTTtgtgtcgacacatgagaacacacacaggagaaaacacatttaactgttcagtttgtggcaaaagcttccGTCATAACAGCTCTTTgtggcgacacatgagaacacacgctggagaaaaaacatttaattgttcagtgtga
- the LOC133632252 gene encoding gastrula zinc finger protein XlCGF57.1-like gives MDDYCYATMATSCKRESERKSATEKKMKIKDEDVQQLIGHPEELPLQPQLVSFILKEEDLQPPHIKEEEDDTQPPHFKEEAEKLWITREGECLLGPEEADPTKLPLTVVSVKTEDDEEKPLIGHLEELPSRPQGECSALKQERPWPLHIKKEEPEKLRITQEGEGLLGPQEAGLTKMPLTVVSVKMDNAKEKPQPGDVIAPLSDSETEDDVEVTLSSDKDCEGDMRTHTDNKHSKCSKKIRGEISFSCSVCAKSFSKKSNLYVHIRTHTGEKPFNCSVCAKSFSQKNHLSEHMTTHTGEKIFICSACGKRFSRKKVLTEHRRTHTGEKPFKCSVCGKGFSQKSNLTHHSRTHTGEKTFNCSVCGKTFSLKSNLTKHMKTHTGEKPFNCTDCGKSFSQKGNLTEHTKIHKGEKPFKCSDCGKGFLQKANLTEHMKIHTGEKPFNCSVCDKSFSKKSTLTKHTRTHTG, from the coding sequence ACGTCCAACAACTGATTGGTCATCCAGAAGAACTTCCCCTTCAGCCGCAATTGGTGAGCTTCATTTTAAAGGAGGAGGATCTACAGCCCCCACATATTAAAGAGGAAGAAGATGATACACAGCCCCCTcactttaaagaggaagcggAGAAACTCTGGATCACTCGGgaaggagagtgtcttctagggccgGAGGAAGCTGATCCCACCAAGTTGCccctgactgttgtctctgtgaagactgaagatgatgaagagaaaccactgATTGGTCATTTAGAAGAACTTCCATCTCGGCCACAGGGTGAGTGCTCTGCTTTGAAGCAAGAGCGTCCTTGGCCCCTCCACATTAAAAAAGAAGAACCGGAGAAACTccggatcactcaggagggagagggTCTTCTAGGACCACAGGAAGCTGGTCTCACCAAGATGCCActaactgttgtctctgtgaagatggACAATGCTAAAGAGAAACCACAACCAGGCGACGTAATAgcgccactatcagatagtgagactGAAGACGACGttgaagtaactttgagcagcgataaagactgtgaaggtgatatgaggactcacactgacaacaaacactctaaaTGCTCTAAAAAGATAAGAGGTGAAATTAGTTTCAGCTGCTCTGTTTGTGCTAAAAGTTTTTCTAAAAAGAGCAATTTGTATGTGCACAtaagaacgcacacaggagaaaaaccatttaattgttcagtttgtgccaaaagcttttctcaaaagaaCCATTTATCtgaacacatgacaacacacacaggagaaaaaatatttatttgttcgGCTTGTGGGAAAAGGTTTTCTCGTAAGAAAGTTTTGACCGAACATAGAAGAACACATACAGGAGAAAAGCCgtttaaatgttcagtttgtggtaaaggtttttctcaaaagagcaatttgaCCCACCACagcagaacacacacaggagaaaaaacctttaattgttcagtttgtggtaaaacttTCTCCCTGAAGAGCAATTTGACTAAAcatatgaaaacacacacaggagaaaaaccatttaattgtacaGATTGCGGTAAAAGCTTCTCGCAAAAGGGAAATTTGACTGAACACACGAAAATACAcaaaggagaaaaaccatttaagtgtTCAGATTGCGGCAAAGGCTTTTTACAAAAAGccaatttgactgaacacatgaaaatacacacGGGAGAGAAACCGTTTAATTGTTCAGTCTGTGATAAAagcttttccaaaaaaagcactttgaccAAACACACCAGAACACACACAGgataa
- the LOC133632228 gene encoding zinc finger protein ZFP2-like isoform X1, with protein sequence METAKKKAVVWNRCIAAGCSNTNTDGVTLFAFPKDDRQALRWNREVKRTRLDWTTHRKSSVLCSNHFERSCFEEGPLLRAEMGIATPRRLVLKKGAVPTIWPDISGSVTVSAPSASASTSSDHPTPSSSGQTVHMRSAFAERERKRTIDQIMASTTTASVADAVDEPMAMALDLPDEEGHQDQLFLHFQGNTREQGCQTDWVPIGTAPTAMTSSKSSQTGQIHHRSKDVQQLIGNPEEVSPQLGGSSTLKQETPQPPCIKKEEEEPCITQEGECLLGREEADYTKFPLSILSVKETPQPPYIKKEEEELCITQEGECLLGREEADYTKFPLSILSVKTEDDEEKPQLDNLLAPLSDSEAEDEVEVTLSSDTDCEGDMRTHTDNKHSECSTKKRGKKKSSTKKRGKTCLSCSVCAKSFTKKTSLTLHMRTHTGEKPFNCSVCGKSFYQNGNLTEHMRTHTGENTFNCSVCGSSFNHSSSLCRHMRTHGEKTINCSVCGNSFHHNSSLTQHMRTHAGEKTFNCSVFGNRFHHNSSLTQHMRTHAGEKIFNCSVCGKSFNHSSSFWRHMRTHFREKTFNCSVCGNSFHHISSLWRHMRTHLGEKTFNCSVCGKNFNHSSSLCRHMRTHAGEKTFNCSVCGKSFRHNSSLWRHMRTHGEKTFNCSVCGNSFHHISSLWRHMRTHAGEKTFNCSVCGKSFNHSSSLCRHMRTHAGEKTFNCSVCGKSFNHSSSLCRHMRTHTGENTFNCSVCGKSFRHNSSLWRHMRTHAGEKTFNCSV encoded by the exons atggagacagcaaagaagaaagctgtagtttGGAACCGGTGTattgcggccggctgcagcaacacaaacacagacgGTGTTACATTGTttgcattcccgaaagatgaccgTCAAGCTTTACGATGGAACAGAGAggtcaagcgaacacggttggattggaccACACACAGAAAGTCCAGTGTATTATGCAGCAATCATTTCGAAAGATCgtgtttcgaagagggtcccttgctTAGGGCAGAGATGGGCATCGCCACCCCCCGTCGACTGGTGCTGAAGAAAGGGGCGGTGCCAACTATTTGGCCAGACATCAGTGGCAGTGTCACTGTCAGTGCTCCCAGTGCCAGTGCTTCGACAAGTTCAGACCACCCCACCCCCTCCTCAAGTGGACAGACCGTgcacatgaggtctgcatttgccgaaagggaaaggaagagg acaatagatcagatcatggccagtacgactacggcatcagtggcggatgcggtggatgaaccaatggcaatggcactggatttgcctgatgaggagggcCATCAAGATCAG ctgtttctccatttccagggaaatacaagagaacaaggatgccagacggactgggtaccAATTGGGACAGCACCAACGGCAATGACTAGTAGCAAGAGCTCCCAAACAGGGCaaatacatcatagatcaaagg acgtccagcagctgatcggtaatccagaagaagtttcccctcagttaggggggagctccactttgaagcaggagactccacaaccaccctgcattaaaaaggaagaggaggaaccctgcatcactcaggagggagagtgtcttctaggacgagaggaagctgattacaccaagtttccactgagtattctctctgtgaaggagactccacaaccaccctacattaaaaaggaagaggaggaactctgcatcactcaggagggagagtgtcttctgggacgagaggaagctgattacaccaagtttccactgagtattctctctgtgaagactgaagatgatgaagagaaaccacaattagacaacctcttagctccactatcagatagtgaggctgaagacgaggttgaagtaactttgagcagcgatacagactgtgaaggtgatatgaggactcacaccgacaacaaacactctgaatgctctacaaagaagagaggtaaaaaaaaaagctctacaaagaagagaggtaaaacatgtttgagctgctcggtttgtgctaaaagttttactaaaaagacCAGTTTGAcactacacatgagaacacacacaggtgaaaaaccctttaattgttcagtttgtggcaaaagcttttatcaaaatggcaatttgactgaacacatgagaacacacacaggtgaaaatacatttaattgttcagtttgtggcagcaGCTTTAATCATAGCAGCTCTTtgtgtcgacacatgagaacacacggagaaaaaacaattaattgttcagtttgtggcaacagctttcaTCATAACagctctttgactcaacacatgagaacacacgctggagaaaaaacatttaattgttcagtttttgGCAACAGATTTCATCATAACagctctttgactcaacacatgagaacacacgctggagaaaaaatatttaattgttcagtttgtggcaaaagctttaatCATAGCAGCTCTTTCtggcgacacatgagaacacactttagagaaaaaacatttaattgttcagtttgtggcaacagctttcaTCATATTAGCTCTTTgtggcgacacatgagaacacaccttggagaaaaaacatttaattgttcagtttgtggcaaaaactTTAATCATAGCAGCTCTTtgtgtcgacacatgagaacacacgctggagaaaaaacatttaattgttcagtttgtggcaaaagctttcgtCATAACAGCTCTTTgtggcgacacatgagaacacacggagaaaaaacatttaattgttcagtttgtggcaacagctttcaTCATATTAGCTCTTTgtggcgacacatgagaacacacgctggagaaaaaacatttaattgttcagtttgtggcaaaagctttaatCATAGCAGCTCTTtgtgtcgacacatgagaacacacgctggagaaaaaacatttaattgttcagtttgtggcaaaagctttaatCATAGCAGCTCTTtgtgtcgacacatgagaacacacacaggagaaaacacatttaactgttcagtttgtggcaaaagcttccGTCATAACAGCTCTTTgtggcgacacatgagaacacacgctggagaaaaaacatttaattgttcagtgtga
- the LOC133632228 gene encoding uncharacterized protein LOC133632228 isoform X3, with protein sequence METAKKKAVVWNRCIAAGCSNTNTDGVTLFAFPKDDRQALRWNREVKRTRLDWTTHRKSSVLCSNHFERSCFEEGPLLRAEMGIATPRRLVLKKGAVPTIWPDISGSVTVSAPSASASTSSDHPTPSSSGQTVHMRSAFAERERKRTIDQIMASTTTASVADAVDEPMAMALDLPDEEGHQDQLFLHFQGNTREQGCQTDWVPIGTAPTAMTSSKSSQTGQIHHRSKDVQQLIGNPEEVSPQLGGSSTLKQETPQPPCIKKEEEEPCITQEGECLLGREEADYTKFPLSILSVKETPQPPYIKKEEEELCITQEGECLLGREEADYTKFPLSILSVKTEDDEEKPQLDNLLAPLSDSEAEDEVEVTLSSDTDCEGDMRTHTDNKHSECSTKKRATKCALSLERYLK encoded by the exons atggagacagcaaagaagaaagctgtagtttGGAACCGGTGTattgcggccggctgcagcaacacaaacacagacgGTGTTACATTGTttgcattcccgaaagatgaccgTCAAGCTTTACGATGGAACAGAGAggtcaagcgaacacggttggattggaccACACACAGAAAGTCCAGTGTATTATGCAGCAATCATTTCGAAAGATCgtgtttcgaagagggtcccttgctTAGGGCAGAGATGGGCATCGCCACCCCCCGTCGACTGGTGCTGAAGAAAGGGGCGGTGCCAACTATTTGGCCAGACATCAGTGGCAGTGTCACTGTCAGTGCTCCCAGTGCCAGTGCTTCGACAAGTTCAGACCACCCCACCCCCTCCTCAAGTGGACAGACCGTgcacatgaggtctgcatttgccgaaagggaaaggaagagg acaatagatcagatcatggccagtacgactacggcatcagtggcggatgcggtggatgaaccaatggcaatggcactggatttgcctgatgaggagggcCATCAAGATCAG ctgtttctccatttccagggaaatacaagagaacaaggatgccagacggactgggtaccAATTGGGACAGCACCAACGGCAATGACTAGTAGCAAGAGCTCCCAAACAGGGCaaatacatcatagatcaaagg acgtccagcagctgatcggtaatccagaagaagtttcccctcagttaggggggagctccactttgaagcaggagactccacaaccaccctgcattaaaaaggaagaggaggaaccctgcatcactcaggagggagagtgtcttctaggacgagaggaagctgattacaccaagtttccactgagtattctctctgtgaaggagactccacaaccaccctacattaaaaaggaagaggaggaactctgcatcactcaggagggagagtgtcttctgggacgagaggaagctgattacaccaagtttccactgagtattctctctgtgaagactgaagatgatgaagagaaaccacaattagacaacctcttagctccactatcagatagtgaggctgaagacgaggttgaagtaactttgagcagcgatacagactgtgaaggtgatatgaggactcacaccgacaacaaacactctgaatgctctacaaagaagagag